A single region of the Streptomyces sp. NBC_00425 genome encodes:
- a CDS encoding aliphatic sulfonate ABC transporter substrate-binding protein: MPASLPTSRLRRGVAALAALPLLALAACGYGSQAKDGNADERVAAGAQKIDGLDSVRIGYFGNLTHATALVGREQGILQKALGATKASYATFNAGPSEIEALNAGSLDIGWIGPSPAINGYAKSHGKSLRIVGGSASGGVKLVVNPDKVASLEDVKGKRIATPQLGNTQDVAFLNWIAKQGWTVDAQSGKGDVTVVRSDNKVTPDAFRSGSVDGAWVPEPTASKLLAEGGKVLLDEASLWPDRKFVITNVIVSQKFLERHPKVVEAVLKGSVETNRWIGANPAKAKAAANRQLETDSGKALPADVLDPAWRSIRFTDDPLAATLGAEAAHAVDAGLLEKPDLEGVYDLTILNKVLEAEGESAVDDAGLGVDRPKSR; the protein is encoded by the coding sequence GTGCCTGCCAGTCTCCCCACGTCACGGCTTCGCCGCGGCGTCGCGGCCCTAGCGGCCCTGCCCCTGCTCGCCCTCGCGGCCTGCGGCTACGGTTCGCAGGCCAAGGACGGCAACGCCGACGAGCGGGTCGCCGCCGGGGCGCAGAAGATCGACGGGCTCGACTCCGTGCGGATCGGTTACTTCGGCAACCTGACGCATGCGACCGCGCTGGTCGGCCGTGAGCAGGGCATCCTCCAGAAGGCACTGGGCGCCACCAAGGCGTCGTACGCGACGTTCAACGCGGGCCCCTCGGAGATCGAGGCGCTGAACGCCGGTTCTCTCGACATCGGCTGGATCGGTCCGTCCCCGGCGATCAACGGGTACGCCAAGTCCCACGGCAAGAGCCTGCGCATCGTGGGGGGTTCGGCGTCCGGCGGGGTGAAGCTGGTGGTGAACCCGGACAAGGTCGCCTCGCTCGAGGACGTCAAGGGCAAGCGGATCGCGACGCCTCAGCTCGGAAACACGCAGGATGTGGCGTTTCTGAACTGGATCGCGAAGCAGGGCTGGACGGTGGACGCGCAGAGCGGCAAGGGTGACGTCACCGTCGTCCGCAGCGACAACAAGGTGACGCCGGACGCGTTCCGGTCGGGGTCGGTCGACGGCGCCTGGGTGCCGGAGCCGACCGCCTCGAAGCTGCTCGCCGAGGGCGGCAAGGTGCTGCTGGACGAGGCGTCGCTGTGGCCCGACAGGAAGTTCGTGATCACGAACGTCATCGTGTCGCAGAAGTTCCTCGAGCGGCACCCGAAGGTGGTGGAGGCCGTGCTGAAGGGCTCGGTGGAGACCAACAGGTGGATCGGCGCCAACCCGGCGAAGGCGAAGGCCGCGGCGAACAGGCAGCTGGAGACGGACTCCGGCAAGGCACTGCCCGCCGACGTGCTGGACCCGGCGTGGCGGTCTATCCGGTTCACCGACGACCCGCTGGCGGCCACCCTCGGCGCCGAGGCGGCGCACGCGGTCGACGCGGGTCTGCTGGAAAAGCCCGACCTCGAGGGCGTCTACGACCTGACGATCCTGAACAAGGTCCTCGAGGCCGAGGGCGAGTCCGCTGTCGACGACGCCGGTCTGGGTGTCGACCGACCGAAGTCCCGATGA
- a CDS encoding ABC transporter ATP-binding protein, translating into MSSQEVTTMATTFAKAAEPTESVTYAARLDHVSKSFAGPGGQQLVLDDITLDVAPGEFVTLLGASGCGKSTLLNLVAGLDRPTVGSITTNGRPALMFQEHALFPWLTAGKNIELALKLRGVAKPERRGKAEELLELVRLKGAYGKRVHELSGGMRQRVAMARALAQKSQLLLMDEPFAALDAITRDVLHDELTRIWEETGLSVLFVTHNVREAVRLAQRVVLLSSRPGRVAREWTVDIPQPRRIEDAPVAELSLEITEVLRGEIRRHGQH; encoded by the coding sequence ATGAGTTCCCAGGAGGTGACGACCATGGCCACGACCTTCGCCAAGGCCGCCGAGCCCACCGAGTCCGTGACGTACGCGGCACGCCTCGACCACGTCTCGAAGTCCTTCGCGGGTCCGGGCGGGCAGCAGCTCGTCCTGGACGACATCACCCTCGACGTCGCGCCCGGCGAGTTCGTCACCCTGCTCGGGGCGTCGGGCTGCGGCAAGTCCACCCTGCTGAACCTGGTGGCCGGCCTCGACCGGCCCACCGTCGGGTCCATCACGACGAACGGCCGCCCGGCGCTGATGTTCCAGGAGCACGCGCTGTTCCCGTGGCTGACCGCGGGCAAGAACATCGAACTCGCCCTGAAGCTGCGAGGGGTCGCGAAGCCCGAGCGGCGCGGCAAGGCCGAGGAGCTGCTCGAGCTGGTCCGGCTGAAGGGCGCTTACGGAAAGCGTGTTCACGAGCTTTCCGGCGGTATGCGGCAGCGGGTGGCGATGGCCCGCGCGCTGGCCCAGAAGAGCCAACTCCTGCTGATGGACGAGCCGTTCGCGGCGCTGGACGCCATCACGCGGGACGTGCTGCACGACGAGCTCACCCGGATCTGGGAGGAGACGGGGCTGTCCGTCCTGTTCGTGACGCACAACGTGCGGGAGGCGGTGCGGCTCGCACAGCGCGTCGTCCTGCTGTCCTCCCGGCCGGGCCGGGTGGCGCGCGAGTGGACGGTGGACATCCCTCAGCCGCGCCGGATCGAGGACGCCCCGGTGGCGGAACTGTCCCTCGAGATCACCGAAGTCCTGCGTGGGGAGATCCGCCGTCATGGCCAGCACTGA
- a CDS encoding ABC transporter permease: MASTETKTTGTKTTVGGTTGTRPTVSEGTATEANATGLAGVEAGLDALDVVAPTARTPLRRTFVDKILPPVVATALLLAVWQITFKTVDDPTKLVSPLDVWHTLRQAWLQGELLGYIWTSVSRGLLGFAFALTIGTPLGLLVARVKFVRAAIGPILSGLQSLPSVAWVPPAVLWLGLNNSMMYAVILLGAVPSIANGLVSGVDQVSPLFLRAGRTMGATGLKGTVYITLPAALPGYVAGLKQGWAFSWRSLMAAEIIASFPDLGVGLGQLLENGRNASDMSMVFEAILLILFVGIAIDLLIFSPLERWVLRSRGLLVKS, translated from the coding sequence ATGGCCAGCACTGAGACGAAGACGACGGGAACGAAGACGACCGTGGGCGGGACGACCGGGACGAGGCCGACGGTGTCGGAGGGCACGGCGACGGAGGCGAACGCCACCGGGCTGGCCGGCGTGGAGGCGGGTCTCGACGCGCTGGACGTCGTCGCGCCCACCGCGCGGACGCCCTTGCGGCGGACCTTCGTCGACAAGATCCTGCCGCCGGTCGTCGCGACGGCGCTGCTGCTGGCCGTCTGGCAGATCACCTTCAAGACGGTCGACGACCCGACCAAGCTGGTGTCCCCGCTGGACGTCTGGCACACGCTCCGCCAGGCATGGCTCCAGGGCGAGCTGCTCGGCTACATCTGGACGAGCGTCTCCCGCGGACTGCTCGGCTTCGCGTTCGCCCTGACGATCGGCACCCCGCTGGGTCTGCTGGTGGCGCGGGTGAAGTTCGTGCGGGCGGCGATCGGGCCGATCCTGTCCGGCCTCCAGTCGCTGCCGTCGGTGGCGTGGGTGCCGCCGGCGGTGCTGTGGCTGGGTCTGAACAACTCGATGATGTACGCGGTGATCCTGCTGGGCGCGGTGCCGTCCATCGCCAACGGGCTGGTCTCCGGGGTCGACCAGGTGTCGCCGCTGTTCCTGCGGGCGGGCCGCACGATGGGGGCGACGGGGCTGAAGGGAACCGTGTACATCACGTTGCCGGCCGCGTTGCCGGGGTATGTGGCGGGTCTGAAGCAGGGCTGGGCGTTCTCGTGGCGTTCGCTGATGGCGGCGGAGATCATCGCCTCGTTCCCCGACCTCGGCGTCGGTCTCGGACAGTTGCTGGAGAACGGGCGCAACGCCAGTGACATGTCGATGGTCTTCGAGGCGATCCTGCTCATCCTGTTCGTCGGCATCGCGATCGACCTGCTGATCTTCAGTCCGCTCGAGCGGTGGGTGCTGCGCAGCCGCGGCCTGCTGGTGAAGAGCTGA
- a CDS encoding sirohydrochlorin chelatase, whose product MHKKPVLPALVVIAHGSRDPRHAATVHALVRRVRSLRPGLRVETGFLDFNVPSVHGVLESLAADGVRDVVALPLLLTRAFHAKADVPAVLRDAPPQLRIRQAEVLGPSPLLLSALDRRLYEAGLSPADKSSTGVVLASAGSSDPEAIAVIADIAREWRRTGWCAVRPAFASASLPRTEDAVRELRALGCARVAVAPYVLAPGFLPDRIARGATEADVLAGVLGPAPEVARVLLERYETARTPALAAVGA is encoded by the coding sequence ATGCACAAGAAGCCGGTTCTCCCCGCCCTGGTGGTCATCGCCCACGGCAGCCGTGATCCACGGCATGCCGCGACCGTCCACGCCCTGGTGCGGCGGGTGCGGTCGCTGCGGCCCGGGTTGCGTGTAGAGACCGGTTTCCTCGATTTCAACGTGCCGTCCGTGCACGGGGTGCTGGAATCGCTGGCGGCGGACGGCGTCCGTGACGTCGTGGCGCTGCCGCTGCTGCTGACCCGCGCGTTCCATGCGAAGGCGGACGTCCCGGCGGTGCTGCGGGACGCGCCGCCGCAGTTGCGGATCAGGCAGGCCGAGGTGCTCGGCCCCTCGCCGTTGCTCCTCTCCGCGCTGGACCGGCGGCTGTACGAGGCGGGGCTGTCGCCCGCCGACAAGTCCTCGACCGGGGTCGTGCTGGCCTCGGCGGGGTCCTCCGACCCGGAGGCGATCGCAGTGATCGCAGATATCGCGCGGGAGTGGCGGCGCACCGGTTGGTGTGCCGTGCGGCCTGCGTTCGCCTCCGCCTCTCTGCCGCGCACCGAGGACGCGGTCCGCGAACTGCGGGCGCTGGGGTGTGCGCGGGTCGCCGTCGCGCCGTACGTCCTGGCCCCCGGGTTCCTGCCGGACCGTATCGCGCGCGGAGCGACCGAGGCGGACGTCCTGGCCGGCGTGCTGGGCCCGGCGCCCGAGGTGGCCCGGGTGCTTCTGGAACGTTACGAAACAGCTCGGACCCCGGCTCTGGCTGCTGTGGGGGCGTGA
- a CDS encoding TIGR03086 family metal-binding protein — protein sequence MKHDETHRYLSECAAEASRVARGVPAERLNDPTHCPGWTLRALVDHWVLYTSHGLEHRALRKPLPDDLTGRDFTADPHWATAYAEQLDRAVAAWAHPAVWEGEIDLGTAAMPAAEVASLIVKETAVHGWDVAVATGQEFRLSDDAARFVLDVVERHGDLYRRYDGFAQAVPVAQDAPVFERALAASGRDPRQGTVRTQG from the coding sequence ATGAAGCACGACGAGACCCACCGGTACCTGTCCGAATGCGCCGCCGAGGCGTCCCGCGTCGCCCGAGGCGTGCCCGCGGAACGGCTGAACGACCCCACGCACTGCCCCGGCTGGACCCTGCGCGCCCTGGTCGACCACTGGGTCCTGTACACCTCCCACGGCCTGGAGCACCGTGCCCTGCGCAAGCCGCTGCCCGACGACCTGACCGGCCGCGACTTCACCGCCGACCCGCACTGGGCGACGGCGTACGCCGAGCAGCTCGACCGGGCCGTCGCCGCGTGGGCGCACCCGGCCGTGTGGGAGGGGGAGATCGACCTCGGGACGGCCGCGATGCCCGCCGCCGAGGTGGCCTCGCTGATCGTCAAGGAGACGGCGGTGCACGGGTGGGACGTGGCGGTCGCCACCGGCCAGGAGTTCCGGCTCTCCGACGACGCGGCCCGGTTCGTCCTCGACGTCGTCGAACGGCACGGCGACCTCTACCGCCGCTACGACGGCTTCGCGCAGGCGGTGCCGGTGGCGCAGGACGCGCCGGTGTTCGAACGGGCGCTCGCGGCGAGCGGCCGCGACCCGCGCCAGGGCACCGTCCGAACGCAAGGCTGA
- a CDS encoding ketopantoate reductase family protein, producing the protein MRYVIIGAGAVGGTIAGRLAEAGQQVVLVARGPHRAALAEQGLRLRVPEGLLTFRLPVVESPADLGTLRADDVLVLAVKTQDAESALRTWGPAPVEGGATAAERLPLFCAQNGVESPRLALRRFRHVYGVCVWLPSTHVDPGVVAAAGSPLTGILHLGRHPHGVDDTVRRVAADLEKACFEAPVVPDVSRWQYAKLLSNLANALEAVSGPVGDPRADALYARVRAEGESVLRAAGIPYASTDEERAVRSDKITLVPLDGAPRGGGSSWQSLSRGTGTIEADHLNGEIVLLGRLHGVPTPLNELLQRLANEFARERRAPGSLPLPDLLALVDTAVAFLQDSQGPRSVA; encoded by the coding sequence ATGCGCTACGTCATCATCGGGGCAGGGGCGGTCGGGGGCACGATCGCCGGAAGGCTGGCGGAGGCCGGGCAGCAGGTCGTGCTGGTGGCGCGCGGCCCGCACCGGGCGGCGCTCGCGGAGCAAGGACTGCGGCTGCGCGTCCCGGAGGGCCTGCTGACGTTCCGGCTGCCCGTGGTCGAGAGCCCGGCCGACCTCGGCACACTGCGCGCCGACGACGTCCTCGTCCTCGCCGTCAAGACCCAGGACGCCGAGTCCGCCCTGCGGACATGGGGCCCGGCCCCGGTCGAGGGCGGCGCCACCGCGGCCGAGCGACTGCCGCTGTTCTGCGCGCAGAACGGCGTGGAGAGCCCGCGACTGGCACTGCGCCGCTTCCGGCACGTCTACGGCGTGTGCGTCTGGCTGCCGTCCACCCATGTCGACCCCGGCGTCGTCGCCGCCGCGGGCAGCCCGCTCACCGGCATCCTGCACCTCGGCCGCCATCCGCACGGCGTCGACGACACCGTCCGCCGTGTCGCCGCCGACCTGGAGAAGGCGTGCTTCGAGGCGCCCGTCGTACCGGACGTCTCCCGCTGGCAGTACGCCAAACTCCTGTCGAACCTCGCCAACGCCCTGGAAGCGGTGAGCGGGCCGGTCGGCGACCCCCGTGCCGATGCGCTGTACGCGCGCGTGCGGGCCGAGGGCGAGAGCGTGCTGCGCGCCGCCGGCATCCCCTATGCGAGCACCGACGAGGAGCGGGCCGTACGCAGCGACAAGATCACCCTGGTCCCGCTCGACGGCGCCCCACGGGGCGGCGGCTCCTCCTGGCAGTCCCTCAGCCGCGGCACCGGGACCATCGAGGCCGACCACCTCAACGGCGAGATCGTGCTCCTCGGCCGCCTGCACGGCGTGCCCACCCCGCTGAACGAGTTGCTGCAACGGCTTGCGAACGAGTTCGCCCGGGAGCGGCGGGCGCCCGGTTCCCTGCCGCTGCCGGACCTGCTCGCGCTGGTCGACACAGCTGTCGCGTTTCTTCAAGATTCCCAGGGACCCCGCTCCGTAGCGTGA
- a CDS encoding DUF1697 domain-containing protein: MTTTYAALLRGINVGGNRKLPMADLRALLEELGHGDVRTYLQSGQAVFSSTRGDEESLAAELTTAIEKRFGFAVDVLVRAHAYLRAVADACPFPAAELEAKQLHATYFSGPVDEERFAGIDRAAHLPEEFRLGDRVLYLYTPVGLGRSRLAEQLARPRVNKGLIATTRNWNTVLKLVEMTRP, encoded by the coding sequence ATGACGACGACGTACGCGGCCCTGCTGCGCGGCATCAACGTGGGCGGCAACCGGAAGCTCCCCATGGCCGACCTGCGCGCCCTGCTCGAGGAGCTCGGCCACGGCGACGTGCGCACCTACCTCCAGAGCGGCCAGGCCGTCTTCTCCAGCACCCGCGGGGACGAGGAGAGCCTCGCCGCGGAGCTCACGACCGCGATCGAGAAGCGCTTCGGCTTCGCCGTGGACGTGCTCGTGCGCGCCCACGCCTATCTGCGGGCCGTCGCCGACGCCTGCCCCTTCCCGGCCGCCGAACTGGAGGCCAAGCAGCTCCACGCCACCTACTTCTCCGGGCCCGTCGACGAGGAGCGCTTCGCCGGCATCGACCGCGCCGCCCACCTTCCCGAGGAATTCCGGCTCGGCGACCGCGTTTTGTACCTGTACACCCCCGTCGGCCTCGGCCGCTCCAGACTCGCCGAGCAGCTCGCGAGGCCCCGCGTGAACAAGGGGCTGATCGCCACCACCCGCAACTGGAACACCGTCCTCAAGCTGGTGGAGATGACACGGCCCTGA
- a CDS encoding MMPL family transporter — protein MGNGDTRVRGFAARAGGWSARHRWAAVGIWVLFVVLAMGIGSAAGTVEVKESDQLGGETHTAAKIIEDAGIEEPASETVLIQAKSGSLKATDPEFKAAVTAVVAAVGKTGAATDVTSPYDTQTISKDGRSALVQFDMRGDSDTAGERVEPVLDAVAGVQKEHSSLRIEEIGGASMMKTFDDAFGDDFQQAEYSAVPVALGILLIAFGALVAALLPVALAVTAIMATMGLMSIVSHFQPMDDTASSVMLLVGLAVGVDYCLFYLRREREERAAGRDPETALRIAAATSGRAVIVSGVTVCVAMAGMLFTGLATFEAMGLASLMVVAVAMVGSVTVLPALLSLLGHRVEKGRIPFLHPDKRRRNGKGGRAAEGSRFWSAVLKVVLAKPGVSLVVAAGALLAIAAPAVGMKTQNLTLDQEFGDSLPIVQTYNRVNDAFPGGSEPAEVIVKADDINSADVKGALQAFKEQAVSSGASRGPVEIKLHDAQNIAYVYVPLVGGSDLDKAGASLTKLRDEVRPATLGKVDGVQAPITGQVAGSQDFNDQLAGAVTPVFAFVVVFAFLLMLLSFRSLTVAITSIVLNLLSVGAAYGILVAVFQHGWGASLVGAEGVGAIITWLPLFLFVILFGLSMDYHVFVVSRIREARLRGRTTNEAIEHGVVTTAGVVTSAAVIMVAVFAIFGTLSMQSMKQMGVGLAAAVLIDATIIRGVLLPAVMALLGERNWYLPKWLHWLPDMTHDESPEAVAPVARDDEGRPVGV, from the coding sequence ATGGGGAACGGAGATACAAGGGTGCGGGGCTTCGCCGCGCGGGCCGGCGGCTGGAGCGCCCGGCATCGATGGGCCGCTGTGGGCATCTGGGTGCTGTTCGTCGTCCTGGCCATGGGGATCGGCTCGGCGGCCGGCACGGTCGAGGTGAAGGAGAGCGACCAGCTCGGGGGCGAGACCCACACCGCCGCCAAGATCATCGAGGACGCCGGGATCGAGGAGCCGGCCAGCGAGACCGTGCTCATCCAGGCGAAGAGCGGCTCGCTCAAGGCCACCGACCCGGAGTTCAAGGCCGCCGTCACCGCGGTCGTCGCCGCCGTCGGCAAGACCGGTGCGGCCACCGACGTGACCTCGCCCTACGACACCCAGACGATCTCCAAGGACGGCCGCAGCGCGCTGGTGCAGTTCGACATGCGCGGCGACTCCGACACCGCGGGCGAGCGGGTCGAGCCGGTTCTCGACGCCGTCGCGGGCGTGCAGAAGGAGCACTCCTCGCTGCGGATCGAGGAGATCGGCGGCGCCAGCATGATGAAGACGTTCGACGACGCGTTCGGCGACGACTTCCAGCAGGCCGAGTACTCCGCGGTGCCGGTGGCGCTGGGCATCCTGCTGATCGCCTTCGGCGCGCTGGTGGCGGCGCTGCTGCCGGTGGCCCTCGCGGTCACCGCGATCATGGCGACGATGGGCCTGATGAGCATCGTCAGCCACTTCCAGCCGATGGACGACACCGCGAGTTCGGTGATGCTGCTGGTCGGGCTGGCCGTGGGCGTCGACTACTGCCTGTTCTACCTCCGTCGGGAGCGCGAGGAGCGGGCCGCGGGACGTGATCCGGAAACCGCTCTCAGGATCGCCGCGGCGACCAGCGGCCGTGCCGTGATCGTCTCCGGTGTCACCGTGTGCGTGGCGATGGCGGGCATGCTGTTCACGGGGCTCGCCACGTTCGAGGCGATGGGTCTGGCCTCTCTGATGGTGGTCGCGGTCGCCATGGTCGGTTCGGTGACCGTGCTGCCGGCGCTGCTCTCGCTGCTCGGCCATCGGGTGGAGAAGGGCCGGATCCCGTTCCTGCACCCCGACAAGCGCCGCAGGAACGGCAAGGGCGGTCGTGCCGCGGAGGGCAGCCGGTTCTGGAGCGCGGTGCTGAAGGTCGTCCTCGCCAAGCCCGGCGTCTCGCTGGTCGTCGCGGCCGGCGCGCTGCTCGCGATCGCCGCTCCGGCGGTCGGCATGAAGACCCAGAACCTCACCCTGGACCAGGAGTTCGGCGACTCGCTGCCCATCGTGCAGACGTACAACCGGGTCAACGACGCCTTCCCGGGCGGCTCCGAGCCGGCCGAGGTGATCGTCAAGGCGGACGACATCAACTCCGCCGACGTCAAGGGCGCGCTGCAGGCGTTCAAGGAGCAGGCCGTGAGTTCGGGCGCCTCCCGGGGGCCGGTCGAGATCAAGCTGCACGACGCGCAGAACATCGCGTACGTGTACGTGCCGCTGGTCGGCGGCTCCGACCTGGACAAGGCGGGTGCGAGCCTGACGAAGCTGCGCGACGAGGTGCGTCCCGCCACGCTCGGCAAGGTGGACGGCGTCCAGGCGCCCATCACCGGACAGGTGGCCGGTTCGCAGGACTTCAACGACCAGCTGGCCGGAGCGGTCACCCCGGTCTTCGCGTTCGTCGTCGTCTTCGCCTTCCTGCTTATGCTGCTGTCGTTCCGCTCGCTGACGGTCGCGATCACCTCGATCGTGCTCAACCTGCTGTCGGTGGGCGCGGCCTACGGCATCCTCGTCGCGGTGTTCCAGCACGGCTGGGGTGCGTCGTTGGTGGGCGCGGAGGGCGTCGGCGCGATCATCACCTGGCTGCCGCTGTTCCTGTTCGTGATCCTGTTCGGTCTGTCGATGGACTACCACGTGTTCGTCGTCTCCCGGATCCGCGAGGCGCGGCTGCGGGGGCGCACGACGAACGAGGCCATCGAGCACGGCGTGGTCACCACGGCGGGCGTGGTCACCAGCGCCGCCGTCATCATGGTCGCCGTGTTCGCGATCTTCGGCACGCTGTCCATGCAGTCGATGAAGCAGATGGGCGTGGGCCTCGCGGCGGCGGTCCTGATCGACGCGACGATCATCCGCGGTGTGCTGCTGCCTGCCGTGATGGCGCTGCTCGGCGAGCGCAACTGGTATCTGCCGAAGTGGCTGCACTGGCTGCCGGACATGACGCACGACGAGTCGCCGGAGGCGGTCGCGCCGGTGGCGCGGGACGACGAGGGCCGGCCGGTGGGGGTCTGA
- a CDS encoding phosphotransferase enzyme family protein has translation MDEARAREVLAAAGVLPGPAEDARLLALGENAVFAAGCLAVKVGRDAELLDRARRELDVAAWLAEAGVPAVRAAEPKPLLVEGHPVTVWHRLPDPVRPAGPGDLAALLRLVHALPAPAFALPPRDLLSGVERWLRLAGDAIDPADAAFLRARRDGFAEAASALTPRLRPGPIHGDALARNVHIGPDGPVLVDLETFSADLREHDLVVMALSRDRYGLPSEAYDAFTEAYGWDVREWEGCAVLRGARETASCAWVAQHAPANPAAAAEFRRRVASLRDGDEAVRWYPF, from the coding sequence ATGGACGAGGCGCGGGCGCGGGAGGTACTGGCCGCGGCGGGTGTGCTGCCCGGACCGGCGGAGGACGCGCGGCTGCTCGCCCTGGGGGAGAACGCGGTGTTCGCCGCCGGCTGCCTGGCGGTGAAGGTCGGCCGGGACGCCGAGCTCCTCGACCGGGCCCGGCGCGAGCTCGACGTCGCGGCCTGGCTGGCCGAGGCGGGCGTGCCCGCGGTGCGGGCGGCCGAGCCGAAACCCCTGCTGGTCGAGGGGCATCCGGTGACGGTGTGGCACCGGCTGCCGGACCCGGTGCGGCCGGCCGGGCCGGGCGACCTGGCCGCACTGCTGCGTCTGGTGCACGCCCTGCCCGCCCCCGCCTTCGCCCTGCCGCCGCGGGATCTGCTGTCGGGAGTCGAACGCTGGCTGCGGCTCGCGGGCGACGCGATCGACCCGGCGGACGCGGCCTTTCTGCGCGCGCGGCGCGACGGCTTCGCCGAGGCCGCCTCCGCTCTCACCCCGCGGCTGCGGCCCGGCCCGATCCACGGCGACGCGCTGGCGCGCAATGTGCACATCGGCCCCGACGGTCCGGTCCTGGTCGACCTGGAGACCTTCTCCGCCGATCTGCGCGAGCACGACCTCGTCGTCATGGCGCTCTCCCGCGACCGGTACGGTCTGCCCTCCGAGGCCTACGACGCGTTCACCGAGGCCTACGGGTGGGACGTGCGGGAGTGGGAGGGCTGTGCGGTGCTGCGGGGCGCGCGCGAGACCGCGAGCTGCGCCTGGGTCGCCCAGCACGCGCCGGCGAACCCCGCGGCCGCGGCGGAGTTCCGGCGCCGGGTGGCGTCACTGCGCGACGGGGACGAGGCGGTGCGCTGGTACCCGTTCTGA
- a CDS encoding 3'-5' exonuclease, which produces MAWHQELLIGFDLETTGTDPREARIVTAAVIEVRDGQVLGHREWLADPGVEIPADAVAVHGISNERAAADGAPADRVADAIADVLVGYWRTGVPVVAYNAAFDLTLLSAELRRHGLPSLRERLGGLDPAPVVDPYTIDRSVDRYRRGKRNLEAVCAEYGVRLDSAHDASADALAAARLAGAIAARHPKVAGLGPAELHRRQIEWYAEWAADFQGFLRRKGDAEAVVDGSWPVREPADSPSV; this is translated from the coding sequence ATGGCCTGGCACCAGGAGCTGCTGATCGGCTTCGACCTGGAGACCACCGGGACGGACCCGCGTGAGGCGCGCATCGTCACGGCAGCCGTGATCGAGGTCAGGGACGGGCAGGTCCTGGGGCATCGCGAGTGGCTGGCGGACCCGGGCGTCGAGATCCCGGCGGACGCGGTGGCGGTGCACGGGATCAGCAACGAGCGGGCGGCCGCCGACGGCGCTCCGGCCGACCGGGTCGCGGACGCGATAGCCGACGTCCTCGTGGGCTACTGGCGCACCGGGGTCCCGGTCGTCGCCTACAACGCCGCCTTCGACCTCACGCTGCTGTCGGCCGAACTGCGCCGCCACGGGCTGCCCTCGCTGCGCGAACGCCTCGGCGGCCTCGACCCCGCGCCGGTGGTCGACCCGTACACCATCGACCGCTCGGTCGACCGCTACCGGCGCGGCAAGCGCAACCTCGAAGCGGTCTGCGCCGAGTACGGCGTCCGCCTCGACTCCGCGCACGACGCCTCCGCCGACGCCCTCGCCGCCGCCCGGCTGGCCGGGGCGATAGCGGCCCGCCACCCCAAGGTCGCGGGCCTCGGCCCGGCGGAGCTGCACCGCCGTCAGATCGAGTGGTACGCCGAGTGGGCGGCGGACTTCCAGGGTTTCCTGCGCCGCAAGGGCGACGCGGAAGCCGTGGTGGACGGGTCCTGGCCGGTACGGGAGCCGGCCGACAGCCCCAGCGTGTGA